The following are encoded in a window of Ruminiclostridium herbifermentans genomic DNA:
- a CDS encoding sugar ABC transporter substrate-binding protein, producing MKKRRLGFISMLLAAALLAACGTTGKDNNDTANNTSAAGSTSAGEKQYKVAYIARAQSDSFAAWLANAVKEESTKYPNIKLDVFDGEANDEKENSMIENAITNKYDLVIIQPNNGEAQRPYVEKVVKAGIFAITTNARISDIEGASSVDANPYEQAAVNARAAINQIPQNANVVVLDGPSGNFHADERRKSWQAEFFDKRKDVKIVGEQIANWNKDEAMKYMEDWVQANDKIDAVISMNDNMAAGAIEVVKDNPKYKDLLVYGVDGTAEACLLIQEGKMTSTCMQSAYDLATKLLDTSNKLLTGAEKQIDTDIGNPLVTKDNVQEFIEMHKKSGAIK from the coding sequence ATGAAGAAGAGACGTTTAGGTTTTATTTCAATGCTATTAGCAGCGGCTTTATTAGCAGCATGTGGTACTACTGGAAAAGACAATAATGACACAGCTAATAACACATCAGCAGCTGGATCTACTAGTGCTGGAGAAAAACAATATAAGGTAGCATATATTGCTCGTGCGCAATCAGATTCATTTGCAGCATGGCTTGCAAATGCTGTAAAGGAAGAATCAACTAAATATCCAAATATTAAGTTGGACGTATTTGATGGTGAAGCAAATGATGAAAAAGAAAATTCAATGATTGAAAATGCTATTACTAACAAATATGATTTGGTTATCATACAACCTAACAATGGCGAAGCTCAAAGGCCATATGTTGAAAAGGTAGTTAAAGCAGGTATATTTGCTATCACTACAAACGCAAGAATTTCAGATATTGAAGGTGCATCTTCCGTAGATGCTAATCCATATGAACAAGCAGCAGTAAATGCGCGTGCTGCGATAAATCAAATTCCTCAAAACGCAAATGTAGTAGTACTTGATGGTCCTTCTGGTAACTTCCATGCTGATGAAAGACGTAAGAGCTGGCAAGCAGAATTCTTTGACAAACGTAAGGATGTAAAAATAGTTGGTGAACAAATTGCAAACTGGAACAAAGATGAAGCTATGAAATATATGGAAGACTGGGTACAAGCAAATGACAAAATAGATGCAGTTATTTCAATGAATGATAATATGGCTGCAGGTGCTATCGAAGTAGTTAAAGACAATCCAAAATACAAAGATTTACTAGTTTATGGTGTAGATGGTACTGCAGAAGCTTGTCTTTTGATACAGGAAGGTAAAATGACTTCTACTTGTATGCAGAGTGCATATGATCTTGCAACAAAGCTATTAGATACAAGTAACAAGCTGTTGACAGGTGCAGAAAAGCAAATTGATACTGATATTGGTAATCCACTAGTTACTAAAGATAATGTTCAAGAATTTATAGAAATGCATAAAAAATCAGGAGCTATTAAATAG
- a CDS encoding NAD(P)-dependent alcohol dehydrogenase — protein sequence MKNRAAYMTGLRKMEIRDIEMPKLKEKDVLVKLEYVGICGSDVHYLEHGKIGDFVVDGDFILGHECAGTIVELGSGVKSLKVGDKVALEPGITCGQCEFCKSGRYNLCPHVEFLATPPYHGSMMKYIAFPENMCFKLPDNITTKEGALVEPLSVGMHAAMQGGVKLGDSVVILGAGTIGLVTLLACKAFGATDITVVDVIPKRLEYARKLGATTVINAAEADVFAEVEKLTNKTGVDIVIETAGTARTISQTPYLIKNGGTIVLVGMAPQDIIEFNFAKIMAKEAQIKSVFRYRNIYPIAIKALAQGIIDIKGIVTHEFDFEESAKAFDFVINNKQDVVKAVIKID from the coding sequence GTGAAAAACAGAGCAGCATATATGACCGGTCTTAGAAAAATGGAAATAAGAGATATTGAAATGCCCAAGCTTAAGGAAAAAGATGTACTTGTAAAATTAGAATATGTTGGAATATGCGGATCAGATGTGCATTATCTCGAACATGGAAAAATAGGTGATTTTGTCGTTGATGGCGATTTTATACTTGGACATGAATGTGCTGGAACTATTGTAGAATTGGGAAGTGGAGTTAAAAGCCTTAAGGTTGGAGACAAAGTAGCTTTAGAACCTGGAATAACTTGCGGACAATGTGAGTTTTGTAAAAGTGGAAGATATAATTTATGTCCCCATGTTGAGTTTTTAGCAACTCCGCCATACCACGGTTCAATGATGAAGTACATTGCCTTTCCTGAAAATATGTGCTTTAAACTTCCTGATAATATAACTACAAAAGAAGGCGCTTTAGTTGAGCCATTGTCAGTTGGAATGCATGCTGCAATGCAGGGTGGAGTTAAGCTGGGAGATTCTGTTGTAATACTTGGTGCTGGTACTATTGGTCTAGTAACTCTTCTGGCTTGCAAAGCCTTTGGCGCTACTGATATTACGGTTGTTGATGTAATACCTAAAAGACTAGAGTACGCAAGAAAGCTTGGAGCAACAACTGTTATTAATGCGGCAGAGGCTGATGTTTTTGCAGAAGTGGAAAAGCTTACAAATAAAACTGGAGTGGATATTGTTATTGAAACAGCTGGAACAGCTAGAACAATTTCTCAGACTCCATATCTGATAAAAAATGGAGGTACTATTGTTCTCGTTGGTATGGCTCCACAAGATATCATTGAGTTCAACTTTGCTAAAATTATGGCAAAGGAAGCCCAGATAAAATCTGTATTCCGTTATAGAAATATATATCCAATTGCAATTAAAGCATTAGCACAAGGTATTATTGATATAAAAGGAATAGTTACTCACGAGTTTGATTTTGAGGAAAGTGCGAAAGCTTTTGACTTTGTAATAAACAATAAGCAGGATGTGGTAAAAGCAGTAATAAAAATAGACTAG
- a CDS encoding YezD family protein, with the protein MKNSDINRRLEEENIKLLLDYINKIKYGSVTVNIQDGKIVQIEKNEKIRIKN; encoded by the coding sequence TTGAAAAATAGTGACATTAACAGAAGACTAGAAGAAGAAAATATAAAACTTTTATTGGACTATATAAATAAAATTAAGTATGGTTCTGTAACTGTAAATATACAGGATGGTAAAATTGTTCAGATAGAAAAAAATGAAAAAATAAGGATTAAAAACTGA
- a CDS encoding Cof-type HAD-IIB family hydrolase: protein MSNRIRLLGLDLDGTLLDNEKLLSKVNEDSIKEAMNKGVVVVPITGRPKSGIPDAILQLFHSSYIITSNGAVTTDIKAQRDIDGVYLKNQTVIEVFSEIQKINEKVEFEVFVDGIGYAQKQHFYNISEKYRGTPLESYIKNSRSPVDDIISFIASRENDITGISIMTESTFIKNRILNVLTEFHNIKITSSIPTDLEINAANAGKGLALLRLANSLGIQKSQIMACGDSENDIEMLEMAEIGVAMGNADEKVKLIADYITLSNEEDGVAHAINRFISCQPPLILTP from the coding sequence TTGTCAAATAGAATACGGCTACTTGGTTTAGATTTGGATGGAACATTATTAGATAACGAAAAATTATTATCAAAAGTTAATGAAGATAGTATCAAGGAGGCAATGAATAAAGGAGTAGTTGTAGTACCAATAACGGGACGCCCGAAGAGTGGAATTCCAGATGCTATTTTGCAGCTATTTCACAGTTCATACATAATTACTTCTAATGGTGCAGTAACAACTGATATAAAGGCTCAAAGGGACATAGATGGCGTTTATTTAAAAAATCAAACAGTAATTGAAGTATTTTCCGAAATTCAAAAAATAAATGAGAAAGTGGAATTTGAAGTTTTTGTTGATGGTATTGGATATGCTCAGAAGCAGCATTTTTACAACATCAGTGAAAAATATAGAGGAACTCCATTAGAATCTTATATCAAGAATAGCCGAAGTCCTGTAGATGATATTATTAGCTTCATAGCAAGCAGGGAAAATGATATTACAGGGATATCAATAATGACAGAATCAACTTTTATAAAGAATAGGATTCTAAATGTACTTACTGAGTTTCATAATATTAAAATAACTTCATCTATTCCAACAGATTTAGAAATTAATGCAGCAAACGCAGGAAAAGGGCTGGCTCTTTTGAGATTAGCAAATAGCTTGGGAATTCAAAAGTCGCAAATAATGGCATGTGGTGATAGCGAAAATGATATTGAAATGCTGGAAATGGCGGAGATTGGAGTGGCGATGGGTAATGCAGATGAGAAAGTAAAATTAATAGCTGATTATATAACCTTGAGTAATGAAGAAGATGGTGTTGCACATGCAATAAACAGGTTTATAAGCTGCCAACCGCCGCTAATCCTTACACCTTGA